The Aedes albopictus strain Foshan chromosome 2, AalbF5, whole genome shotgun sequence region cactccCGCTtgccacttcttcgacatattttccaAGAAAAGtgggcttttatgaagatacggtaaacatggcatcattctaacgtcaaatggggactggataacaagttgaatttttagttaaggttatgtgcactcgataacttgcctgacccaatctcacccccattcttaatatttagacattgggtcgaaaatattgaatttttaaataaaaagagcactGACAGCCCGCGTTTTTCATTGCAtcgaccaggtaatacctacagctaaccacttataagaaaatttatggttaggtactcgtgtgaaacattacgatggAGAATTTTTTTAGAGTGATTCaccagtagtttcatcatataagtttagccataaatttaacaaaaaaccattattgctaaacatcttattctacatcatgacgagtaaaaacatctcctctttgaaataatataaagttttcaacataaattagcgatagttgatgagctatttcaaattatatgtttctccgttttgacccaatctcacccccagacctattgtcacccccaacgacggtacgttGGTATAAAACTTTTCATGTgtatttttaaccctcgagcgatcgcgctgttgtattttgtacaacacgttgaaaaaacctcgctttttgtactcagcattagtgtggtgctgaggcaggtagtcaaccgcgcgagttacggaaggttaataataaaaaaaaacaggagattaaaaaattcaataataacacTACCAATTAAATTTTATTGATTTGTTTCGAAACGTATGTTCGGATAAATGAATGATACTAtatttagttatttattcatGCTAAAAGTTGGTTCACAACAACGcacgatatttgaattttagtaaattccgaaTCTTAAGCAATTACACTATTGTTCGATCCTGTTATAACACAAAACCAATTttaatgccggggcccgtggcgtagttggtcacacgttcgcttcatatgcggatggtcatgggtttgattcccagccccggcacttgcaatttttcgtcagctgctttcccccccccccacccccgaaAGCGtctgacattgaccctcttctgagcctacggctcaaacggaatcggatacctggacatcggcgaactgcaactcattatggacccccaattgaactgtaaaaggaacaacagccacccatctacatcctcgtgctcttcattctaccatgaaTAGAGTAGAACAGTGAAAGAAGCACGAAAACAATCAGCTCGATAtagaagaatataatagaatagatgtaggcgctgtacaaagtgtgagtgcagctgtcaattgtaatcgctcacgtagtgcccaagtggacaatagagctgtaagttagattaagtgattaagaataaaaaaaaacaattttacttAAAAATTTTAGAAGCACGGTTCAAATccaaggtaccgtaatccggggtcaaattgatcactttaaaacaacttttgcggataacattagtggaattccaaatattaccaaaagaatttctgtaaaatcagtacccagtggatctccatggaaccacgtaacagaattttgttcaacaaatttaaactttaagctcaataactccaaatatcattaaattggaaatgccactttggggcgaaattgatcagtatacaattaagcatcggttggaaaggaaaatttccttgtccgcttaattttgcccttcttaaaccgaataacgcgtttaaaatcttacaactagtgaatttattactttaaatgcaaaattaaattttgaaattttcccttaaacgcctacaggtaggcaatttcatttgaaataagtgatttctgtcacaataaatgactatttcaacataaaatgaactttttttaactacttcatgttcttattagctacgtaactttccaaccaaggctccacaaaaatgttaaaacagaaaatttacgggaagtcctattatcaATCGATTTTTTAGAAGCCATGATTTCAACTAAATGAGtgatacattgcaaattcctaaaaaaaataatgcaaaactaacttttttctataaaaaacaaaattctacactcatctctagacatctacgaaccagataacgtaaaaagtttaaaatcattacgacgcttaagagttcctagtatggaattgcaATGTAGtatccgaatgatcaatttcaccccctgatcaatttgaccccggtttacggtacgcgaGAGTTTGATAATAATCAGAATTTTGACACCGTTCCTTCCTTTGAaaaaattattttgggaatttgtAAGATatatttccagaatttctcccaaaatttctcaaaataaatttaaaaaaaattaacttaACTGAATAAACCATTTCTAAATCTACATCAGGTTGAATACATAGTGCATGATAATCATTGTACCTAACGTCATATAGTGTACATGTAATTATGTTAAACAAAATGTTATAGGAGGTGCATTTTCAACTTCACTCCCTTATTTATCAGAGAGACAATTCTACAATATTATGGAAAATTCATTCCTTCCAAGAGAACAAGAACATTTGCTTTAGAAAAGCTAAACTCTCGCACGCTACCTCTCAAAGCACCCCCGGCGAGCTTACAAAAGCAAGCGtggtcatctctctctctctctctcaccgTTACGGTGGTGGGCCATCGACACCATGCTCTCCGTACTATCAATGGAAGGCTTTTCCTTTGGCGGGTGATTTTTCCTCCCATGTGCATCGTACACACCAAGGTACACACTCATACACTGACGAAGGAGCTAAACATTCGATCCCAGCAACCGACGTATTTGATAATGAAAATGTTTTTACTACTAAGTGACGCTCGTTTTTCTCTTGGCTCACTCGCTCACACGTTTTGCTGACCGTTCATCGTAGTAGGCCATGTAATAGTACTAGTAATGTACGAAACGTGTAGCAAACGCAACAATGACGACGATGACGGGTGATTGTCTCGCCCTTTTCTCTCGCCTTAGCACCCCCGTCCACCCGCAATCAGCACTGTGTGAAAAGGAGTCACTCGACTGTCCCACCCACTCGACGGAATTATCACCGAACGACAAATGATGTGTTCAAGTGTGACGCCTCCTTATGTAGTGTGACCTTGGCGACTCATTCGCGTCAAAATAGTCAAccgttctgagaatattttatctaGGGTGGCGGCGTCTGGTGTTCATCTCACGAAGAAAAGCACTTCATCGCCCATCAAACGTTTATGGAGGTAAATTTATGACATGGCAAACTTTGCCATGCCATATCGAATTTAGATAGTTTGACGTTTGTGATGCTCAGTTTTGCTACGCAATCTAGATTGGCTTTATTGCGATCGTTTTTAATTTCTTCACAGCTCATATTgcagtgtgcattcaaaatgcaaatatcaaatgcgggaccaccaaatgcggtaagattttctaacaagtaacccgatgtcagtgggagctttcgaatcctaggttggcggtgatattggctacggttgctacgttgcctttggtaacatgtgttaccgcgtttgaagcgcatttgggtgccggttgcatcttgaacgcacatagCAATACACATTAGTATTACATATCCCATTTTTCTACTTTTTGGTTCTCAATGTATAAACGCTGCTGCGATGACGGCGGTGATTATTCAATGAAGCAATATTcaatattttatagaaaattttatgttttactagtGCATTTCCTATAAAGCATGGAAGGTTTTCAGTTATTTATAGATATCATTGCAAATTTCCATGGAACAtctctatggagcgtttctagtgTTTTTAtcatgggtgcaataaatataATACCGATTCGAACTGTGGAGAATtcaagctgatcggttcatccgttcgtacaTTTTGATGCCTGAAAAGGAATTCAAACTAACTTTTATGTATGGAGAAGAAGATTTGGGATACCTACCCAAGAAACATCTTCAAGTCAAATTGATTCTAGGAGGACTCTGGAATCCTCATAATATTATAACCAAACCAAATAATTCAGGGTTTAAAACGGTACCCCAATTCACCGTATAAGCGATATGAACTACGTCACTATGAAATTTCATTTTTCGGGTATTGGGTATCACCCTAGGCCTAGGGTATCTTGTTCTAAATCTTGATCTAGGAGCCTAGTGCTTGATCTAAGAGCCTGAGAGCTAGTGGTGTCAGAGTGTCAGGTGGTGTCCttagaaaaaaataatcaagTAGGCTAGTAGCTTTGGTTTTTAGTGGATCTGGTTTAGCTAAAACGTCATGAAACTCACCGACGAAGATCTTCGCTTGTTAGAATTTCCCACCCATGAAAAATACCTTCAAAGTCTCGTTACCACCCAGGATCTCAGATACCTCGGACACAAACACAATGGTCTAAGATTGTACCAAACAGGATATAGGTATTTACTCAAAAGCCACCTATTTTTCTAAATTATTGTTGTAATCCATATATTGCTTCTCTACACAGATCATTGACCGAGTCAGCTTTCCAGAGCCGAAGAAATGAAATAACTGACTTTCTGTATGCAACCCAGGATCCGAATGTATATTTCAGTAGAAATCTGCGCACCACGGATCCACTGTTGAGTGAGCTTGCAACTAGAGAACGGCCAAACCGTCTCGGTTTGTTATCGGTAATATGCAGCGACACTATGCTTAATCATCAAGTAtgtaattttaattttccacttttCGTTAGACAATAATCTACATTCGCTATTTACGGAAAAATGCTGAAATATCTGGATACATTGACTACGAGCAAGCTCTCCTGCGGGTCAATAAAGACAAGGAAAACTCTCTAAATTGGAAAGCGATCTTCCAGGGAAAGCAAGTTCTCTATCCTACCAAGTATGATCTTTCGTACTACAACTCCCGAACGGACAGGGTTTTCAATAGAAACTCGAAAAATTACATTGTTTTGTGTGATCCCGTTCGTGGAATCATATTTCGGAACACGTATGACCGGAAGGATATCTACCCGGACCCGATTGGAGGCTTTTTCGGAACTAATACAACTCGTTTGGAAATCGACAGTGATGTACATGAGCAGGTGGTGCTGTACGATCATGTAGTtaggaaaaattattgaataaaatacTTAGTTTTTAGTGGCTGCCACTCTTCATCCTCGACCACGTTCAATGGCCAGATTCCACTACACCTAGCTCGCTCGCTCTCTGCGCTCCAGTTCTTTTTTTTTGACAACCgaatcagtagcgaacaccaacatTGCAagattgttgtccagcattcttacaGTATTCTTCCGACTTTGGTCACCTTcaggatgctggattcgccgtgCATCTCTCGCCAcacacacaccattctcctatacactgccgaagatcgttcttagcacgcatcgcttgaaaactccgagtgcttgcagatctTCCTCGAACATGCACCCTCATGGGCGTATCAACTTTCAAACGTATTCGATTCGTTCGAATCTGTAGCTCATTTGATTTTCCTGGAGTAAACGAAAGAATGATTTACATTCGAAAgaggattcgatcgaaaacaagcggttatagcaagcggttcaaagtttgaatAAAATTAAGATACTGTGGAACATCTTACACTTACAGGGAAAAATCTTAGAGGTCGCCCCTTATCTTACCCCTGTTCTCAGGAACGAACacgtcttgaaaatttcacagcatATAGCTTATGTAgttcccttccaaaaatatttttttcgtgattttttccggacttcctaaatagtttttccgacttttccagccGATTTtcttcaactgtggaaaattttgtggaaaacaatttttattttgtatttttttaattgctgagaaaatttgcttatgattttacaaaaaaaaaagtatctacgatgcttcgttcttgagctatgatttttcaTAGTAGGTGGTGTCTGTCGAAAATGTTTGATTCCCACTGATGTTTCCGAAAAATTAGGTGACcctgtttaaccgttatgtgtccgacaaactttttgcttttttctacaccgtgctttttaaatgggcgctgggtacccgggtaccccgtcggccacataagggttaaaacgtTAGACGACCTCCTATTCTCCCATACATTTTGCTGCAGACGCCACGCACATGCATGCGATTCCACTGATCCTGTTATCGCACGATCAGATGCGTGCGtgagaatgtatgggaaaatgggaGGTCGCCTAACGTTTTAATAGGTAtatcattgttgcggtcaatgcattcctaaatttttgaatgttttgaaaagcttagactctcaggtttctaatgatgagttcggatttgaaatcggtggttgcgaacacagcgaaaatcgcaaTTTAATGATAAAACTCAAAACGGCGATCAAATCCAAGATgacttcaaaagtttttcaactGCAAATGAAAGGGTTATACTTTCCGTTCatagaaaagtgaagttttgtatatattacaaaattaaattttgtgaTATTATGtgataaattaggtgcaatttgatgaaaaatcgtcatttttgtcaccttgtcagtcccttgccaagcgaggggtccatcaatttaacccaaccaaagtggtaTTCATCCTTTTGTACCATATTCTAGCGAAAAAGCAAGAAAAAAGTGAAATCCCAggctttatgtaaatggcggcctggtttcagcgagaattactccattgcattaccatgttaaaagctttatggcatccaataatgcaagcattcaTAACTTTATATGtgcatattgtggatttagcggctacttgtattctaccggtcgcttcagtatggcctccaaagtagccgttttataaaaagagtaacttaaaaatgatttaaaacatttttattgtatgcgctaatccttgttgccactagctactcagcgacattcattttttgacaatcaagttgatatgaaaacggctactttgtaacggctacttaagtaaccggtagaatacaagtagccggtaaatccacaatatactAAAGCTTGCATCGTTGTAAATAAAAAATCTCAGTTCGAAAAACAATCGGTAAATACTtcaagaaacagaaccattcaaaacatgGATTGCTGCGTCGCACTCAGATGATTATGCTCAGAATGCTgtatgaaaatttatattatgaaTGGTTTTTCGGTTTCTGATTGGGACATGAAGCATACCAGGTATTGAGGGAACAAAAATGTTATGGTGTatatattggtttccttattaagcatTGTGATCCCGATTTcattatagggtctgggaccatttgggcaggagcacctattttgggcacttgctgctataactcagtcaatttcaaatcgattgacttgaatttttgcgcatggctagatactgtgcgtatctgatcatgtctcaaaaatcaagtcaatcggttcaaaattgactgagttatagcagcaagtgcccaaaataggtgctcctgcccaaatggtcccagaccctacccaaAATAAAGGATTGAAGCGCGGTTTGTATTGTTccatattattgttttttttttttttttgttagaagtgagcacgtatgaaaacatcaagaacagaatcaatcggtTTTGTAATCACTTGTTTTTGAATGAGATGGATTTGTGTGGGTAAGATAACTAATGGCATTCTAGCACAACTTTTCAGAGCTGCTGGAAACACAACTCAACAAGTTGAGGGTTTGTTCATCggcttttttcggtgaaatttcaccgaaaaaagccGATGAACAAACCCTCAACATAATCATCAACGGTGATGATCCATATAGAACAACTCAACAAGGCACGATCTGAGTATACCTTACTTTATATTGCACATTGTTTCATGTGCAAATACATGGTAATCGTAGTACCAAGCGTAGTACACAGCGTTAGCGCTTCCGGGTTTCATCGTAATCCAgtctcagcagtctaggttcaatttccgaaatagaaaaaaaaatagaaatggtATAAGaagattgtttttctttttttttagttgcCTAAAGTATACTTACTAAATGGGTTTAAAAGTTTTGGGTTGTCGAACGATAGCAGATAGATAGTTTGCTAATTCCTGTCTTTGGCCTTGTTATTCCTGGCctaatttatagactgtttcagaaattataaatacactttatttattaaattaaattaactGTTCTAACGATTttcaccaacttctttcagagtatagcatattgttctccatatttttatatttcctttcaattgtcttgatatttcaaagaacagtcgagttctctaacaaataacttaatttttcaaatttgcatttgcatgaaggtgtttttcaatgatttcaacattatttatcactaggtAAATACCCAAAACTATCTAATCTTTTATCACAtttgctttctcaacaagttgtctaaagaatgccttgatcaaaatttgggaaaaaatcgataaaggcgataccacaacattttttcggagatcaagtttcttattctACGGaatataagaactaccacacagtttcttagctttcatAAACACATTTAATGTGAACAAACTAACTTTTTCAGCaaattcgatccttcagatggcaaagcttgtcataccataaaaacgaatgcagtaagcagtaataaagacattcgtttgcttaacgtttgttgctacatgtgttgttgagaattttgaaacaaaaaaatttgtattgagaagacccgtaatggtggttcttatATTTTCgtcggtggcttctattttcgtctgttttccgctataactcagtccaaTTTGAACCAACTCACACATTTTTTGGAATGCggcgagataggtatagtatctacccgtgcacaatatttcaagtcaactggttcaaaattgactgagttatagtggaaaacagacgaatatagaagccaccgcccaagtggcgcgatatcctagtttacagagccctatttcttAACTTTTactagaaacatcaacaaaattggtattatttgcttcgttagcatgtttactataagagatAGAAGAAACTTtattggatattgtgctcaaatttgaatggcagttaatcgttagtgtatttataatatctgaaacagtctatactacAGTAGATGTATGAGTAATTAGATAGCTAATGGCGctatactgcccatattcgcatagtcgatgtaaccaccacaacgtctgctctgatgggaaaacacgattttatagattttttccggatttacatatgcaccgactatttCAATGAAATAATCggtcagtttcgtggattacagctacaaaaagtgagccacaatgattttaagacgtttcatgTAATTTTcccatatttaaaacgtgtacgtcagtttatgcgaccattcagttgttttgatgaatgattacacggataagttgacgtaacaaccagattgctatgaccgttatgttagctattacggtacccgttttctgaacacgtgttagattttttttttcggaatgcccgtcttcttcttctatatggctttacgtccccactgagacttggcctgcctcgcttcaacttagtgttcttagagcacttccaccaaacttccacagttattaattgaagggcttcctttgcctgccattgcatgcatttgtatattgtgaggcaagtgcaataatacaccatgcccagggagtcaaaaaaaatttcttgaccggaacgggaatcgaacccgggtcttCGGCTGcatgtccgtattcgtgcgttaaatacattctttgttgataagcagcagtcccgactcgaaagaagatgaactaaccgtggtttcagcaaaaaagctaacacgtcacattctgaaaatgtgaactatctgatagtgcgtTCGAGCGTATCATAAAGCGTGGGCATCGAagtaagattcacagttggtcggctttaaatcagaccagaccaactgtttttcaatgattatgggaaaatgtcctgcaagaaattgggatatcaaagcatgtgcattatttcttgaaatactatgattctttggcttatctttacctgtccaaaaaaaTATCTAGTTCAATTTGACTttacgccgaccagttttcttatttcgtttaatgtgtgcGATCACTTTGACACATTTTGGTTGCCCTATCGTGCCTAAATTTGTGATCAGACACGATTTGTATTTCGTATATGCAAAATTTAGCATATTTGCAATTTCGTGTCAAAATATTAGCTCAactcttggggcaagacactgtgctggagagtacatattccgtcacagagttgctcagaatttcactggattgctcccgtttttacataagtgttgcctgatttattgCAAAATCAAAACTatgttgcccgatatctcgcttttcttgcagttttaggggtgtttttcaacaaatttcgtcgatcattggtgaaaagagttactcagattttctcagagttactcccgtttgcacagtgtcttgcccctaggctcaACTCATCAAAGAAATAAACGTTTAGCAATCATAAGATTGCGTATTTCCTCATTATTGTCtattattttctaagtttttAAAATCAGTCCTGACTTAacttagttatttttttattgattttatcactattatgttatctctgcatggaatggtttTTGCTACTTCAGAAGAGGGGTGTAATTGTCGAGAATTCCATGACATAATATCTAAATAAATGCGTTGCTACCCGTCATTGTTCTACTTATTCAAATAAAAGTTCTTCATGAATCTAGCCGTATTTTTAAGCCTAACTTAATTtaatatacgtacattggagtgtcacaaagaccttacaatatttcaaatatacaaagttttgccaaaatttgaaatattgtccatttactggaatcctaatatctcagctcCTAGACaaaatttttttaaatctttttttagagaaatgacccatacaaatagtactattagattaaactttcaaaataaaaaataaataatagtgcatgtattttttttttcaaatttagatgaaaaattctcaaaaaatagtttttttttatcagcacaaaaacgattctgccgtcaatataaatacaatattccaaaaacttatccccttcaagaatgcctagaggtccacagaaaaattcaaaaatattgaaaaaattcagaaattgaaaCAATATTACGAaaataataacctgctagtatacactttatatgaggtcagcattatttttttgaaaaataattttccttagactggtcaaaagctcatgcaagataacaagcgaatataataataaaaacctgaattaatccacctatggtgaacagaacccttcttacacttattaaaattattgttgtattattcgtatgtatgattgtggttttggtcattctagaaaatattgtagatgATTGCTTTCCacaatagaatcatcgaccatgggctcaactaccagatttttttatctcaaaagcgtaaattttattactccttagtactcctggaaagatatttcggaaacaaaatgtccaaacggcatgaaatttaatagcatactactaggatgctgcagctttcatttggtgctgagagaactcaaatcgattgacacacggctgattaatttattatgaagcattttgtcaaagacctcttaaaaagtgaagttgtattactccaaagtactccccgaaagatatctcggttacaaaatgtccaatcggaatgaaattcaaaagcgttcttctaggatgcagtagctttcgtttcgggtcttaagaacccgaatcggttgatagacggctgagaaatttatggggatacactttgtcaaaaatatctaaaataattaagttgtactactccctagcactctttgaaagatatctcggtaaccgaacgtccaatcaaaaaaaaaattcaatagcgttctactaggatgtagtagctttcgtttgaggccttaagaacccaaatcggttgatagacggctgagaaatttatggtgatacactttgtc contains the following coding sequences:
- the LOC109414288 gene encoding cilia- and flagella-associated protein 299, which codes for MKLTDEDLRLLEFPTHEKYLQSLVTTQDLRYLGHKHNGLRLYQTGYRSLTESAFQSRRNEITDFLYATQDPNVYFSRNLRTTDPLLSELATRERPNRLGLLSTIIYIRYLRKNAEISGYIDYEQALLRVNKDKENSLNWKAIFQGKQVLYPTKYDLSYYNSRTDRVFNRNSKNYIVLCDPVRGIIFRNTYDRKDIYPDPIGGFFGTNTTRLEIDSDVHEQVVLYDHVVRKNY